DNA from Coriobacteriaceae bacterium:
ATCTGCACCCACGAGGATATCGAGCGCCTGCAGACGATTATCTTTTTGGAAACCACGACCAATGGCATCCGCCGCCAAGTCATGGAGCGCGTCTGCCTGCCGCGCCGCTTTGAGCAGGTGGCGACGCCTTGGGGCGAGGTGGCCGTCAAGGTGGCAACCCTGCCCGACGGCAGCGAGCGCGCGGCACCCGAGTACGAGGACTGCTCCCGCCTCGCTCGCGAGCATAACGTGCCGCTCCAGCGCGTGATGCAGGCGGCACAAGCCGCGGCGCTGCGATTTGAGTGACACAGGCCAACGACGTGCCGCACCAATCCTATTAACCCCACCCGAAAGGACCACCATGAAATACCTCATCGCCTCCGACATCCACGGCTCGGCATACTGGACCGAGCGCCTGGTCGCCGCCATCGAATCCGAGCAGCC
Protein-coding regions in this window:
- a CDS encoding LarC family nickel insertion protein encodes the protein MPCDSKSPLSREIDAPETIVKLECDIDDASPEVLAYAADRLREAGAREVHWLPLYCKKGRPGWQLQVICTHEDIERLQTIIFLETTTNGIRRQVMERVCLPRRFEQVATPWGEVAVKVATLPDGSERAAPEYEDCSRLAREHNVPLQRVMQAAQAAALRFE